One genomic region from Populus nigra chromosome 8, ddPopNigr1.1, whole genome shotgun sequence encodes:
- the LOC133700698 gene encoding uncharacterized protein LOC133700698 has product MASDGKEERRRRIVERGSDRMALITGQIQSLDSSSSQASSTTSNYSHLAHDNPSSPSTTFSQHAQIDAGSGGADYESGSKFPKRKASNEASEGIDFDIRDQVEQHLQERVTPTEAYSNMTEIQTSIVTPSIRKASDKPNFFSSKRINSCIIASQRSRVICSLIIASLVLISYIDYPLLGINIVSSESIIASRPLYIVLLTDVTIVLVRLFRERGNHGSEESERERMVSKEDGDNWVGAVKLLERGLTVYQAVRGIFIDCSVYLVVVICTLSLL; this is encoded by the exons ATGGCCAGCGATggcaaagaagagagaagaagaagaatcgtGGAAAGAGGGTCGGACCGGATGGCTCTAATCACCGGCCAAATTCAAAGTCTCGATTCGTCTTCATCACAAGCATCTTCAACAACATCAAATTACAGTCACCTTGCACATGATAATCCATCATCCCCATCAACCACGTTCTCTCAACATGCTCAAATTGATG CTGGTTCTGGAGGAGCAGATTATGAGTCTGGTTCTAAATTTCCGAAACGAAAGGCCAGCAATGAAGCTTCCGAAGGGATCGACTTTGACATTAGAGACCAAGTAGAACAACATTTACAGGAGCGAGTGACACCTACAGAAGCTTACAGCAATATGACTGAAATACAAACGTCTATAGTGACACCATCAATTCGAAAGGCATCAGATAAGCCCAATTTTTTCTCTTCGAAGAGAATAAACTCCTGCATTATAGCCTCCCAGAGATCTCGTGTTATTTGTTCTCTCATAATAGCTTCTCTCGTGCTTATATCTTACATTGATTATCCACTGCTTGGAATTAACATAGTTAGTTCAGAGAGCATTATAGCCTCTAGGCCTCTTTACATAGTCCTGCTAACTGATGTAACAATTGTGCTTGTCCGACTGTTTCGTGAAAGGGGAAATCATGGCAGTGAGGAATCTGAGAGAGAACGAATGGTATCTAAGGAAGATGGAGATAACTGGGTGGGAGCAGTTAAGCTCTTGGAGAGAGGTTTGACTGTGTATCAGGCCGTCCGCGGCATCTTCATTGACTGCAGTGTTTATTTAGTCGTTGTTATCTGCACCCTCTCTCTATTGTAG